The Primulina eburnea isolate SZY01 chromosome 12, ASM2296580v1, whole genome shotgun sequence genome includes the window AAATATCTTTAACCCTCGCGGTATATGGTTATATATACACTTAGTTACCGTATCACAACACGTTTGTTTGTGTTTAAATTAATACGGTAAAAAtttatatgagacggtctcacaggtcgtattttgtgaaacagatctcttatttgagtcatccatgaaaaaatattactttttattgtgaatatcggtagtattgacccgtctcacaaataaaaattcgtgagaccgtatcacaagagacctactcaattaATACTTTGTGTTTAGTTTATACTAGTACACCGATGCATGTGTTGCGTGcttaaacaatattttttatgattcatttgattatatttaaatgagaatCAAAATGTAATTATAAGAAACAGTGAAGACTTACACTGCAATTTTGATAGAAAACAATTTTGGTGAACTTGTCTATAATGAAAGAGCAAAAATGAATATACATATTTTGGTGTCTTAACTTTGACGGTTTCTATCATGTCTTGGACTTTTATAAAATAGACTAGATAATGTATCATTATtttaaagtattattttttagtaattttaatattgatttttttctaaaataccaAACaccttttaaaattataaaagtattctattttcattaaataaaaatattataaaaatcttttaacaatTTATGTATTCTCCACTATCATATCAACtttccaaaaattttaaaactaataaaattatttctttaattttatccaaattttttataattattatatcatttttaatataaaaaataattataagaaaatattaaattaaaaatgacatTAAAATTTAACACAAAAAATATTACATCGCAAAAGATTGCTAATATTTCACTTGTTAAAAAGCAAACTTTTGAgttaattttcaaataaaaacaatttttatcTCTTAGGTATAGAcgtgaaattattattttttatataaaaaagaaaaatatagtaGCTCAACtctataattatttattattccgACATGTGATGATGTGAATTTGCAAGGACTCtttgataattatttttttgcAATGAGATAATTGCCCGTCGAAGCTGTCTAAATTTCAAGAAATCAATTCCTTTCTCGTGTTCCAAAACTAACTTAGCCTTTATGTCTCTCGTGCCCCTTTCTCCAGTCGAGCTTTCTTTTTCATTCATCAGAGTCTTCAGATGCAATCACATGTTGGCCGACGTTTTCATACGGACTTTCACATAGGCAGTACATATTGAATGTTTTCAGATACTCCCGTAGAAGAAATTGCTTCAAAAAAGAGGGAAGAAAGTCTGCAAAGATCGCAGAATCCGTGAGCCAATTGGCTATTGCTTTCCCCTTCACCGACGTTTTTTGTTCCTACTTTCTCCATTGTGTTTTTGTCTCTGCGTACTGTGTAAAGACTGAAACATTTCTCTAATATTTACTGGGACTTTCTCTGTATGCATACACGTACCGTACACAAAGATAGATACAGAGAGGGGAGAGAGTGTTGTGCTTAGAGTTAGATGACCTCTGGTGCTGGGGTCGGTatttgatgatcttgatatTGTTTTTCATTTACATGAGGATTCTTGATCTGGGTTTTTGTAAAAATGTCATCTTTACGCCAATCCCATGATATTGATTTGGAATCATCTGCAAACAGTGATGGCGGCGGCGTTGATGGCCATCATGTTACCGTCGTGACTGAGGGCGGCGGGCAACTCAGGTTTGATGGTATTGAGATTGTACAAAATGAGTACAAGAAAGACCAGAATGAGAGGAGGCAATCTAATGCATCAGACTGTTCTGTGGAGATCGTGGATCTGGAAGCTGGGGTATCTGAAACAAAGCTGCATTTGGCTAAAGCCGAAAGGGATTGTAGGATTTGCCATTTAAGTTTGGATGCAGCCCATCAAGATTCTGGTATCCCCATTGAATTGGGTTGTTCTTGTAAAGATGATTTGGCTGCTGCCCACAAACAATGTGCTGAGGCTTGGTTCAAGATCAAAGGAAACAAGTAAGTAACTTGGAGGAAAAAAATGATAACActtgtgatttttttattttttggtaaTATTCATAATTACAAATCAAACATCTGTCATTATAAGATTTTGGCATCACAAGCTGGAGATTGTTgggttctttttctttttctaaaaGTTTCTTGAAGAGTGGTGATTTTCTTGTTTCTGGTGTTGGTATAGTTCATGCTGTGTTAGACATATATTTTGTCTTAGATTGTTTTGATTCTCCTACAATTCGTATGATTTCTGAGCTTACTCATATCAAATATTGAGTTTAATTAGCAAAAGGACTTGGTGCTGTGCAACGTTGACAATAATGGAGACGAACCTTTCTTTAGGACCAAAAAAACACCTTTATTTTAGAGTGACTACAAAAGAGTATTCTGATGAGTCATGTGGGAAAAAAATTGGAAAAGATAGCACAGAAGATGGCTAAATGAGATGGATGGAATCTCTTATTGTTGGAAAAAAAGTTCAAAGCACTAGGAATCATTTACAGCTTTCACcccttttatttcttttttagaGCAGATCATAATACGACGACCCGAGTTCTGTTCTGTTTGTTATTCTTATTTGCTTTTAGCCGGAATTGTTCACTGCAAATTTAGCTAAAGATATATATTCCTGGTTTTCCTTTCACCAAACTAAGTTGTTGAATTAGGAGACTATGACTCTTTCATCTTAACTGAGAACTCCCAACATGCTAACGCGATTATTTAAGCTTGCGTTTATTGTACAAGATCAAATTGTTTGAACTTGCCACGTTTTACTTT containing:
- the LOC140807138 gene encoding uncharacterized protein yields the protein MSSLRQSHDIDLESSANSDGGGVDGHHVTVVTEGGGQLRFDGIEIVQNEYKKDQNERRQSNASDCSVEIVDLEAGVSETKLHLAKAERDCRICHLSLDAAHQDSGIPIELGCSCKDDLAAAHKQCAEAWFKIKGNKTCEICGSIAQNVTVVNEIGSTEPCNNVTDVAALTTVPAPSSDVRNLLPGHRFLNFLLACMVFAFVVSWLFHFNVRS